GCTTCAGGCCGGTCTGCGAACCGAACAGGTTATCGTCCTGCCAGCTCAGTTCCACGCCAAAGTTCTTGCGTGGCCGCACTTCCACGCGCAGCTTGGGGCCGTTGGCTTCGCGGTCGGTGGAGTCGCCCTTGAAATGGTAGCCACCGGCATAGACGCGGGTCTCATACGGCGAGCCGGGAATACGCGCGCCGACTTCGGCGTCGAAGCCTTCCATCGCTTCCTCGACAATGCCATCGAAGAACAGGCCACTGCCGATGAAGTTGCCGCCGGTATTGACAACTCCTTCAATGTTCTTTTTATCACCTACTGGCAGGTAGTAGTTGGCACGGAAGTCCCAGGTGTCGCCCAGCGACTCGGCGCCGAAGGTCACCTGCTTGTACTTGTTATTGGTGCCGGTCTTGCGCCAGTCGTAGGCGAGGTAGCCGCCCAGGATACGGTTGTTGCGCAGCAGGCGGTGGCCGACACCCAGGTTGAATTCGTTGGTGCTGTTATCAGCGAAGATGGCGCGCAGGTCGGCGTAGGTAAGGGAGTCTTCGTCCTGCATCAGGGGCTGCAGGATGGCCAAGCCACCGTGCGAGCTGTCGTTGGTGCCGGCCCGGCCGCTGATTTCGATGTTGCGGGACCACTCGTCGGCACGCGCGTAGGCAGGCACCAGGGCGATGGCAACAGCCGCGGCAAGCGCGGTGGGTCGAAATGGCGGGCGACCCGCCTGGTTACGCAAGGTTGCAGCTTTATCACCGAAACGCGCGTTGGCATTGGCCATGTGTTCGACTCCCTACATTTAAGTAGTTAAAAAATAACTGGTTAACTGTCTATTCTTGTTGGCGTAGGCGGCCTCCCTGGCTGCCTGAACACTAATCGGGGCGTGCCGCCCAACTGAGCAGGCCGCATTTAAACACGCACAAACTTGGCTGTGCAATGTTTTGCGCGTTTTTTTTGTGGGCTTGAGTGCGATCAATCAACTCGGCTGCCTCCTCTGATTCGTGCCGGTGATCCAATGTCCATCCGCTACCGGTTCTGGTGGACCCACGCAAGGGTCTTTCGTGATCATCAGAACATGCAGTAACAAGGCACGGTCGCCACGGCAGTTTCCCCATTAAATCGTGCGTGGTTACCGCGCTAACGGCACACATTCAAATTACTTTAGGGAGCCCGTGAATTTATTCAGCGTTTCCGGCAGCGCAAGGATGCGCTGCCAAAATCAGTAGCTATCTGCCACTGATTTTGTGAGCCATCGGAAAACCACGCTTTTCCGATGGCTGGCGCTGAGAAATCCAGGACGGATTTATTCAGCGCTTCCGGATTGGCATATCCAGCGCTAGCGGCTCCACCCGTGCGCGACACAGCGTTCAGTCGGCGCTGTAACCCAGGCTGTCCATCGCCGGTTGCAGCACCGGAATCACCGACGCCAGCTGCTGGCGGTAGTTGCGATACCGGTAGACCGACTGGGTGTAGAGCTTCTCCGTGACCTGGGCGTGGCTGGCGGTACGGGCGTAGCGGCGGTTTTCGTGAAAATCCAGGCAGCGTGGGTCCCAGGGCTCACCGACGAACTCGAGCAATTGCCGGCAGTGCGGCTCGGGGTCGGCGACCAGATCCTCGTAACGCACCGCCATGTAGTTCAGGTCCAGATTTGCGCGGTAGTGGTCCACCAGGCGGCGCACCAGAGCGTAATGGCTGGCGGCGGTTTCAAGTGCATACGAACAATTGAAACCGTGCGTGAGGTCGATCGAGAACGTGGACAGCACCACGTCCAGTGGATGCCGGATCAGGTGCACGATGGGCGCGTCGGGGAACACCAGGTGAATCAGCCCCAGGTGGGTCTCGTTCAGCGGCATCTTGTCGGTGAACCAGTTGGCGGCACCGGCTGTCAGGGAGGTTTGCTCGGCCTTGCGCAGGTAGTAATCGCGAAACGCCGCCAGCACGCCCATGTTCTCGCCGAACCACAGGTCGGCCAGGCAATTGGGGTAGGTCAGTTCGCTGTTGAGCAGGTTGGGGGCAATTCGGGCCAGTTCGTTGATGTAGGGCAGTTCGTCGCCGGCGTTGATGGCCGGGTGCGAGGTCAGTATCTGCTCCGCCATGGTGGTGCCGGAACGGGGAAAGCCGACGATGAAGATCGGCCGCACCGGTTCACCGTGTCCGCTGTCCAGGCGCGGCAACGAATCGACCCGGGCGCGGGTGAAGAAGCCCTGCAGCCGCGAGACCAGCGCGCGCGCCGAGTTACGGCCGTAGTTGCGCTTGCCGGTGTCTCGCACCAGCCGGTTGGCTTCGGCAAAGGCTTCGAACGCTTCGTCGTAGCGACCCAGCTTGTCCAGGATGTCGCCGCGTGCGTAAAAGTGCCCCGGCCAGGGGTTCTTGGCCGGCGCGCCTTCCGGCGTCTGGTCGAGCGTGGCCAGCGCCTCGGCGTACTTTTTCTCGCGTTTGAGCAGTTCCGCCTGCGCCACGCGCACGCCGGGGTGCTTCGGCGCGCGCTCGCGCGTCTGCTCCAGCAGGTCCCAGGCGCCGGGCAGGTCGCGCGCTGCCTGTTTCAAGCCCACCCAGCCGAGCAGGGTGTCGATGTTTTCCGGCTCGAGCCCGGCGGCCTGCTGGTATAAGGTCTGTGCTTCCTCAAGCCGGCCCTGGTTTTTCAGATTCAGGGCCAGATTGGCGCACAGCTTGCCGATCGGCCGGTGCAGGGCCAGCGCCCGGCGGTAGTGATACTCGCCCGGCGGCAAGCGATTCAGGTCGGTCAGGACCATGCCCATCAGGTTATGTGCCTGGGGATTCTGCGGATTCAGCCGCACCGCATTGCGAGCCTGCTTGAGGGCGCCCGACATGTCGCGACGCTTGTAAAGCAACAAGGACAGCTCGCAGGCCAGGTCAGCATCGTTGGGGCGCAGCCGAGCCAGGCGCTGCAGCAGCACCACGGTGGCGGAGTCGTTGCCCCTGAGCTTCTGAATCTCGAACAGCATGCGCAGCGCGCGGTGGTGCCCTGGCGCCTTGTTGAGCACACCCGCGCAAAAGGCCTCGGCGCCAGCAAGATCCTTGGCCTGAAAGCGCGCCACGGCTTCCCGAAAATTGCCTTCCAGCGCCTTGATCTGGTCGGCGCCGGGTGCTTTGACGTCCGTCGCGCCACAGCAGTTGCGGTTCTGTAGGCCACTGTTGCAGGAACAGGCAGCCGTGTCAGTGGCGGCGGGAGTCGTTTTGTCGGTCACAGGGGGTATCCGTTGCGCGTGATTTGCAGGATGCATTGAAGGCGTCATTTAGCCGGTCGGCGGTGGGCCGCGCCGATATTGCGCATAATTCTAGCGGCTGACTGCCGCCGGGCGCGACACGCCGACCTTGCGCGCTATTCCGTTCACATCTGCCTGTGGGTCCGTACCAGATGAAGCTTGACACCACCTTTTACCGCCTGCCCATGCGCTTTGACGCCCAGCGTCTGGCCCAGGAACTGGAGCAGTTTGGCGAACCCGACTGGCGCCCGCATCCACAGGGGTTCGTGGGCAACTCGGCACTGATCCTGGTCGCAACCGACGGCGACGTGAACGATGACCTTACCGGCTCGATGCAGCCGACCCAGGCGCTGGGGAAATGCCCGTACATGCAGCAGGTGATGGCCAGTTTCCGGTCAGTAATCGGCCGCTCGCGCATCATGCGCCTGGCCAGTGGCGAGAACGTCAGCGAGCACACCGACATCCATCACTACTGGCATCACCACATACGGATTCACGTGCCGATCGTGACCGACCCGTCGATTGAATTCTGGTGCGGCGGTGACCAGGTACACATGGCGCCTGGGGAGGCCTGGGTGTTCGATAACTGGCGCATGCACAAGGTGCTCAACCCCAGCGGCGTGACGCGTACCCACCTGGTAATCGACACCACCGCCTCGGCCTGGCTGTGGAACCTGGTCCGTCGCTCGGAGCAACCGTTCGCGCCGTCCGGGCCACAGCCACAGCGGGAACTGATGGTGTCGGTGGCGTACGACCCGCAGGCTCGGCCAGACCTTCGCACCGAACGGTTTGCCGAGGCATCGGTCATGGCGCCGGGCGAGATGGACGTGTTGTTGCAGGAGCTGGTCGACGATATCCAGGGCGAGGCCGCACCGGACGAGACTGCCGCCTTCAAACACCTGCTGGCGGACTTGCGCGCCGACTGGCGCAACCTGTGGGGCTATTACGGTGACCAGACGGAAGGTCATGGCGAATTCAGTCGCCTGCTGGACGATTGCCTGGTCCGCGCGGGAGTGGCCGGGGATGGCCTGAAGCTGCGCAGCAACGGCCATGGCGCGATGGAAGTGTTGCGTTCGCGCCTGTCCGCCGCCTGCCGCGCCGAGCAGCCGAGGCGCTCGGCGCGCCGACGCGCGCGCGATCGCATGCAGCGGCCGATCATCATCGTCGCCGCGCCGCGCTCGGGCAGCACGCTGCTGTTCGAAACCCTGGCGGCCAATCGTCAGCTGTGGACCATCGGCGGCGAAAGCCACGCCCAGTTCGAGTCGCAGGATGCGCTGAATCCACTGCGTAACGGGCGCCTGAACAACCGCCTGCTGGCCGCCGACGCCAGTCCCGAGGTCGTGGCGCGCCTGCGGGCTGCATTCCGGCGTGGCCTGCGTAACGGCGACGGCAAGCGGCTGACCGAGTTGCCGGCGCAAAGCCGGCCCCAGAGCGTGCGTTTTCTGGAGAAAACGCCCAAGAATGCCTTGCGCATTCCCTTTCTGAACGCGGCGTTCCCGGACGCCCTGTTTGTATTTTTGCACCGGGAGCCGCGCGCGAACATCAGCAGCATCATGGAGGCCTGGCGGTCGGGCAAGTTTGTGACCTACCCCAAGCTGCCCGGCTGGGAGGGTCCCGCCTGGTCGCTGCTGCTGCCGCCGGACTGGCAGACCCTCAAACCCGACGCTCTGGCGGACATCGCCGCCTACCAGTGGCGGGTGGCGAATCAGTGCATCCTCGACGACCTGGCGCAGCTGCCGGCGGCGCGCTGGTGCGCGGTGGATTATGCGCAGCTATCCACGGATACGGCGACGGTGGTGCGCCAGGTATGCGAGTTCGCCGACATCCCGTTCGGTCCACGCATGCAGGAGCTGACAGCATCGAAGCTGCCCCTGTCCCGCTACACCCTGAGTGCGCCCGATACGGAGAAATGGCGCAAAAACGAAGCGGAAATCCTGCCGGTGCTGGACAGCGTGCAAGCGGTCGCCCGTCAGTTGGGCCAGCTCGGTGTTCCTTCGCAAGCCAACGCGACCCTACACTGAAGCGTTGCTCCGGCCGATAGCAGCGGTGGTGACAGGCAAGCAGGTACCCCGCCATGGCAATTCTCCCCGCAAACACTCGCAGCATGCCGCGCGACGCCGCGGCTTCTGATTTGCGTCTGGGGCACGTTGATGTCCTGGCGGCGGCGCGTGCGTATATGACAGCGGTATGGCTGGGTGACGAGACCGTCATAGAACTGTTGTTGATAACGGTGCTGGCCGGCGGCCACGTACTGCTGGAAGACGTGCCGGGGGTCGGCAAGACGACGCTGGCCAAGGGTCTGGCACGGGCGCTCGGGGTGGAGTTCAACCGCGTTCAGTTCACCTCGGACATTTTGCCGGCCGACGTGCTCGGCGGCAGCGTCTATCACCCCGGCGACGGTCGCTTCGAGTTCGTTCCCGGGCCGGTGTTTACCGATCTGCTGCTGGCGGACGAGATCAACCGCGCGCCCACGCGCAGCCAGTCCGCCTTCCTGCAGGCGATGGAAGAAGGCCAGGTGACCGCCGACGGGGTCGGCCATCCCCTGTCGCCGCTGTTCACGGTGATCGCGACCCAGAACCCGATCGACTTCGACAGCACCAACCCGCTGCCGGAGGCACAGCTGGACCGGTTCCTGATCGCCACCCGGCTCGGCTATCCGGACGCGGCGGCCGAACAGGCCCTGCTCGACGATTACCGCCAGGCATCGCCCGTGCAGTCCGGGCTCAGCCGCGAGATTCTTATAGGTCTGCGACAGGCTACCCGGGACATATTTCTGCACCCGGACCTGGCCCAGTACATCGTCTCCATGGCCCGCGCGACACGCGAGGACTCCCGTCTGCGGCTGGGCATTTCGCCACGCGGGGCCATCCACCTGGCCGATGCCGCGCGGGCGCGGGCCTTGCTGCAGGGCCATGCGGCGGTGCGGGCCGAAGACCTTCGCGCGTTGCTGCACCCGGTATGGGATCACCGCCTGCTGCCACGCCAGGGGCGCGAGGCCGATCGCCGGGCAACCGGCAAGCTGCTGGACGAACTGATCGCCAGCGTGCCGGTGCCACGCTGACACCAGCGCGCCGGCGAATGCCATGCCATGAAGGAATTCGCCGACCGTCCACTGCGCGTACCAGCCGAGAACGGGTTCTTGCACGCCTGGCGCATGCTGCGCTGGTTGTTCGAATTGCGCCTGGTGCCGCGCCTGACCGAACGCCGCGGCGGCTGGTTGACGCCGCTGCGCGCACTACGCGACGGCCTTACCGCCGGTGGCTGGGTGCTGCTGACGGCCTGTGGTCTTTTGCTGCTGCTGGCACGCCCCAGCAACCCCGGCTTTGACCTTTATCTGGCCACGGCCGGCCTGCTACTGATTGCCGCCTGCGCCGCTGTCGGACAGCTGTGGCGACCGCGTTTGCGCGTACAGCGCCTGGAATCCGAAACAGCCATCGCCGGGCGGCCATGTCGCAGCCGGGTGCGAATCAGTAATACCGGTCGCTGGCCAGCGCGAGAACTGGTACTGCGCGAATTTCGCGGCCCGGGTTGGCGGCCGGGGACGGCCTCACAAAGTGCGGTGGTCGAGCGCGTCGATCCGGGAGCCAGTCGCCTGTGCGAGGTGATTGTCAGGCCCACCGCACGGGGCCTGGTGCACTTGCCGGGGCTGGCGGTACACAGTTATTTCCCGCTGTTTGTCACGCGCAGCACGCTGCGTGTGCCGGTGGCGCTGGAACTGGCAGTGCTGCCGCCGCCACTCACCGTGAATTTGCCGCCATTGCGGCAACTTGCGTCCCGCTGCCTGAAACATGGCAGTCATGCAGCGCGCGCAGCCGGCGCGCTGGAGTACGCCCATTCGCGCCCGTATCAGGCGGGTGATCCGGCGACTCGTCTGGATCAGCGCGCCAGCGCCCGCCGTGGCGAACTGATGTCGCGGGTGTTCAGGGATGGTGCCGAGCTGTCCGCCGGGGCGGTCGCCATTTACTGCGATACCGCGGTGGCGGGTTTCAAGCCCTGGCAGCGGCGACCAAAAAATGCCAAAGCGCTGGATCGGCGCCTGGCACTGGTGCTGGAACTGGCGGCGCGCGCACGGCGCGAGGCGCTGCCGGTACAAGCCGTCGCCTTCGCTGAGGGCTGGCAGCCACTGGCCGACGAAGCCGCCTTGCAGCGCGCGATTGCGGCGTGCCCACCGGCCCGGCACACGCTGTTGCCGGCGACCGTGCCCAGACCGGACTGGCTGTATCTTCTGGTCACCGAGGACTGGTCCGAGACCCTGGCCGCCCAGGTATCGGCCTGGCGTGGCGCCGGTTATGTGGTGCTGGTTTTCCGGCTTACCGGCAATGGTGGTTCGCCGCTGCCGGTCGCGCCCGGCAATCTGGAAATCACCGCCTGATGCGCTTGGCCGACGTCGTGCTGAGTGTCGCCGTGGCGGCTGCCGGGGCGCATGTGTTGTGTTCCATGCAGTTGCCGACAGCCGCTGTGGTGATGGGGGTGCTCAGCGCGCTGGCGCTGCTGGTACGTCTGCAACCACGCCTGCCCCTGGCGCCAACCCCGGGACTGGCGTTCATTGTGTTTGTCAGCGGCGGCCTGCTGGGTTATCTGGGGCTCGCGGATCTGGTGCCTGCCGGTTCCTGGGCAGGTGATTTCGCCGTGTTTGCGGGCTTGTGCCTGGCTGGGCTGGTGTTGATGCTGTGGTTACTGGCCACGCGCCTGCCGCCGCTGGCCGGCAGCGCTGGCGATAACGGCGGGGACATTCTGGCCGCCAGCACCCTGGCCCTGGTGTTGCTGATTCCGCGTAATGTGCCGGCGGATGGCCTGACCCTGACGCTGCCATGGCTGGGCACTGGGGCTGGGTTTCTGGCGCCGGCCTTGTCGCGACTTGGCGTGCGTGTGCTGCCGCGAATTCTGATTTTATTACCAGCACTCATGCTGTTACCGCTGACCGAGCCGGCACTGCAGGCCGCGCAGCGCCCGCTGATTGGCGCGCTGATCAGCGCCATGCCGAATCCGCGTGGAGAAACCGCCTTCTCGCCGCTGGCCCAGCTTCGGCCGGACGGATTTTTGCGCCCAGCGCGGCGACCGGTGATGCGCCTGGCGGTGACCGGTGGCACGCCGCCACAATATCTGGTCGGCAACCGCCTGCTGACCCTGGGCGCGGGACTTGAATGGAAAACAGATGGTGCGTCGGGACCGGAGTTGCTGTCCGTGGCAACGGAGTCCGGCCGCCGATACCGTCTTGGTAGCGGCCCGAACACCTGGTCACTGGCCGTGCACAGCCTGCGGCGCGACGACCTGGTGTTCGTGCCGCCCGGCACGCGCCAGGTGGACATGGTCGATTCCAGTCTGGCTTACGATCGGACCGGGGTACTGCGTGCCCAGTTTGCAGACCGCGCAGCGCGACGTTGGCAGCTGGCCGGTGGTTCGTCGGCCAGCGAGTCGCGTGCCGGCGCGGCGGCGCTGGCGCTGCCGGCGTTCTGGGACGCCGAGTTGCAAGCCGCGGCGGGGCAACTGGCGGGCGCCGACGCGACACAGACCGCCGCCCGCGTGGCGGGGGAGCTGCGCGGGCGTCAGTACAGCCTGCGGTTCGCGTTGAACCGCGACGCGCCGTTCAAGGATTTTTTCCTCAAGCGCAAGCCGGCACATTGTTTCTGGTATGCCACCGCGTCAGTGCTGGCTCTGCGCGCCAATGGCGTGCCCAGTCGCCTGGTGACCGGCTATCTGGTGACCGAGCCGCTTAGCGAAAGCCTGTGGCTGGTGCGTGAACGCGATGCCCACGCCT
The DNA window shown above is from Immundisolibacter sp. and carries:
- a CDS encoding sulfotransferase, translating into MTDKTTPAATDTAACSCNSGLQNRNCCGATDVKAPGADQIKALEGNFREAVARFQAKDLAGAEAFCAGVLNKAPGHHRALRMLFEIQKLRGNDSATVVLLQRLARLRPNDADLACELSLLLYKRRDMSGALKQARNAVRLNPQNPQAHNLMGMVLTDLNRLPPGEYHYRRALALHRPIGKLCANLALNLKNQGRLEEAQTLYQQAAGLEPENIDTLLGWVGLKQAARDLPGAWDLLEQTRERAPKHPGVRVAQAELLKREKKYAEALATLDQTPEGAPAKNPWPGHFYARGDILDKLGRYDEAFEAFAEANRLVRDTGKRNYGRNSARALVSRLQGFFTRARVDSLPRLDSGHGEPVRPIFIVGFPRSGTTMAEQILTSHPAINAGDELPYINELARIAPNLLNSELTYPNCLADLWFGENMGVLAAFRDYYLRKAEQTSLTAGAANWFTDKMPLNETHLGLIHLVFPDAPIVHLIRHPLDVVLSTFSIDLTHGFNCSYALETAASHYALVRRLVDHYRANLDLNYMAVRYEDLVADPEPHCRQLLEFVGEPWDPRCLDFHENRRYARTASHAQVTEKLYTQSVYRYRNYRQQLASVIPVLQPAMDSLGYSAD
- a CDS encoding sulfotransferase — translated: MKLDTTFYRLPMRFDAQRLAQELEQFGEPDWRPHPQGFVGNSALILVATDGDVNDDLTGSMQPTQALGKCPYMQQVMASFRSVIGRSRIMRLASGENVSEHTDIHHYWHHHIRIHVPIVTDPSIEFWCGGDQVHMAPGEAWVFDNWRMHKVLNPSGVTRTHLVIDTTASAWLWNLVRRSEQPFAPSGPQPQRELMVSVAYDPQARPDLRTERFAEASVMAPGEMDVLLQELVDDIQGEAAPDETAAFKHLLADLRADWRNLWGYYGDQTEGHGEFSRLLDDCLVRAGVAGDGLKLRSNGHGAMEVLRSRLSAACRAEQPRRSARRRARDRMQRPIIIVAAPRSGSTLLFETLAANRQLWTIGGESHAQFESQDALNPLRNGRLNNRLLAADASPEVVARLRAAFRRGLRNGDGKRLTELPAQSRPQSVRFLEKTPKNALRIPFLNAAFPDALFVFLHREPRANISSIMEAWRSGKFVTYPKLPGWEGPAWSLLLPPDWQTLKPDALADIAAYQWRVANQCILDDLAQLPAARWCAVDYAQLSTDTATVVRQVCEFADIPFGPRMQELTASKLPLSRYTLSAPDTEKWRKNEAEILPVLDSVQAVARQLGQLGVPSQANATLH
- a CDS encoding AAA family ATPase, whose protein sequence is MAILPANTRSMPRDAAASDLRLGHVDVLAAARAYMTAVWLGDETVIELLLITVLAGGHVLLEDVPGVGKTTLAKGLARALGVEFNRVQFTSDILPADVLGGSVYHPGDGRFEFVPGPVFTDLLLADEINRAPTRSQSAFLQAMEEGQVTADGVGHPLSPLFTVIATQNPIDFDSTNPLPEAQLDRFLIATRLGYPDAAAEQALLDDYRQASPVQSGLSREILIGLRQATRDIFLHPDLAQYIVSMARATREDSRLRLGISPRGAIHLADAARARALLQGHAAVRAEDLRALLHPVWDHRLLPRQGREADRRATGKLLDELIASVPVPR
- a CDS encoding DUF58 domain-containing protein; translation: MKEFADRPLRVPAENGFLHAWRMLRWLFELRLVPRLTERRGGWLTPLRALRDGLTAGGWVLLTACGLLLLLARPSNPGFDLYLATAGLLLIAACAAVGQLWRPRLRVQRLESETAIAGRPCRSRVRISNTGRWPARELVLREFRGPGWRPGTASQSAVVERVDPGASRLCEVIVRPTARGLVHLPGLAVHSYFPLFVTRSTLRVPVALELAVLPPPLTVNLPPLRQLASRCLKHGSHAARAAGALEYAHSRPYQAGDPATRLDQRASARRGELMSRVFRDGAELSAGAVAIYCDTAVAGFKPWQRRPKNAKALDRRLALVLELAARARREALPVQAVAFAEGWQPLADEAALQRAIAACPPARHTLLPATVPRPDWLYLLVTEDWSETLAAQVSAWRGAGYVVLVFRLTGNGGSPLPVAPGNLEITA
- a CDS encoding transglutaminase family protein; the encoded protein is MRLADVVLSVAVAAAGAHVLCSMQLPTAAVVMGVLSALALLVRLQPRLPLAPTPGLAFIVFVSGGLLGYLGLADLVPAGSWAGDFAVFAGLCLAGLVLMLWLLATRLPPLAGSAGDNGGDILAASTLALVLLIPRNVPADGLTLTLPWLGTGAGFLAPALSRLGVRVLPRILILLPALMLLPLTEPALQAAQRPLIGALISAMPNPRGETAFSPLAQLRPDGFLRPARRPVMRLAVTGGTPPQYLVGNRLLTLGAGLEWKTDGASGPELLSVATESGRRYRLGSGPNTWSLAVHSLRRDDLVFVPPGTRQVDMVDSSLAYDRTGVLRAQFADRAARRWQLAGGSSASESRAGAAALALPAFWDAELQAAAGQLAGADATQTAARVAGELRGRQYSLRFALNRDAPFKDFFLKRKPAHCFWYATASVLALRANGVPSRLVTGYLVTEPLSESLWLVRERDAHAWSEWQDEAGRWHTLDATPPDYDLVLADFGGGELERAWQRLLANLDLWWRAIQLTDGQVQGVLLAGLAVLAGLFVREYRRLRRTGPRALRGREWARLWRQFLRASGLPERPQWTAGDYLEHLPTSWSSTRHAAARHFLEMYSAGRFAPDGTVAGAGAPP